A DNA window from Salvelinus sp. IW2-2015 linkage group LG4q.1:29, ASM291031v2, whole genome shotgun sequence contains the following coding sequences:
- the LOC111961932 gene encoding uncharacterized protein isoform X2 codes for MRLKDRHVREMEERFCFLVTSDQKAKQMYQHGLKVENTDQHSLGNPSYGVYLHRHADVALKNISSNTPAGIILIIFKVLFGKVKKVHPCYGRNSTHDPTVNYDCHVSKDPAVPRDSLSQQVLSSSVFLFDYNENQELKQRPRQCLPYAMVSLVPSVNSSPTSTLVPSVKLGPKTKDSAACLETCTVAQRVGRGQNATVTFKHFGTTESPLPGYRSQGFGTNPPFQRGDQHNFQNITSIPNQLYHDGSDQPPPPPLHISPCDQPPPPPLHISACDQPPPPPPPFSPCDQSPPPISPCDQPPTPFSSCVQLLPPFSSCVKPPPPPLLFSSCVQLPPLFSSFVQPTLSPSPFSPCDQPPPPFSSWAPPLPQPFTGSITFLEDNGQVTDPIHLQIPSHAGTAQFDHNKPHLGNQVQSCQQVSNTLSTNQDNFWRQSTSATGALEPVSTIVYSSRVIKDPRLSARETNNMQRSISMESESGQQTGTSVCILTVKPEHKNLQNVPKQEKNLRETGKKNDPKPCQPDTPIDCSTATLVNISAPSSVIPTTENQPSSRMLKMKFQKYSPYFYLTKEERKAKIGSLQHLSFDEKKTLLERTNFYATYFQKSRCLLNQNDKVTTVDPGQLCKPGSIKRCLSSTDSVEMCNSPQKTHEDSGAYLQQQVRQHNLPQYTTNGDQRSKPIPEMSAHNPSIVCGAVEENVALQLERNTGNMEPEDMNLCSPEPTTTCLTETEEDAHKVTVEPQDEMAMKNDSPIPFHPQAVNQTATSESRQDTEVRSNLNSATEEKPQDALNVNSNASKQNTEASSKPNSIRDEKNLNIVPEIAEGNRESRELKCEPILAEKKQTNAVSSVDDTMANKNPSEPKCPVIYESHTDIMDACEEVCGMETSEEVMSVKVFCPGVMSRQNHERLLQKDRECYGIGQHQQNESNTFSTCDNLADNTEECQADDSKAKDTVYSFLYNRLQLSELFLSPNQHGSCSISGKHYLKPKCKDSPMDTNKSLLPPCNPNQVDIGEGCNLRITINADRELSAVTESPSLSKRFSVSECPQGTQASPTVQENETFSNNSIISENTPIDSVLKTSTYYTTFNRAHARNAKLIKMMAEKYKGKENASVRITRNHQHSRVKKKSIVEKSTTDIPYSEISRASHKAITGHMQMPFMQREKDCLNVSHKNLKRKTFSPNKVTRNARENKHKSCFTFKSKVAAHKISDVLKTSTRVPIKSKKSTILKMIIDFRRKKRWGTFNHNRMYSQRNVCNALAKYITSSPTSDDNKRLRGNRFEKKHLKTPTRELETNMSMRDGNEKINEEKQIADAVDTTLTSSTIEIVNEAAAKSTSGSTASNFVEDIQHIEEVKDLSKSRTCNEGKPHDTETSQETQSNCTSLQNKIPPPKCTNTVAINQDNEGITEFKKHEVDLLKEKALQAHTHSIKEVEEANSDMAPAKEIISGSENMEFPLDAAIKILCGSELNSNTPKPQEEIAWVLQHKYGKMETEKADTSDRTHYCNPLEQEDTPSKEVKLITRLRDYLTNFESIVRNPEPKTSDTLCETATNLPQICETMQNNVNDHKEKPVHLVVLDRVELRNLRPNAIPFPIKICTSTINTDNDLIHSKEQEHKEKTRGNKTNYYSIPCISPDSTSMLEVPEKSTQTPMDKNTTEAEISTSVPDINHGITIAEKYASREQQRQANCTIDANNMIMLKALAEIEPENSEFCQTKENTNQKPTSHIVRLNTKTFHRNFSVADISNALKHGDKVASLAELCPLRTECKVMMQYFILNFEEKQNVEVNRTIVSRDQILERYLDRPPVPMELKYEALNSFLELQIMMEAWQFVDNKMRFLSGQSTFRSLLWYDPTLYGELFKGKVGFQQQSSLYSSFQQSLINEGPIALQRYHLAVSTLNEQLKRAPEMSYYMYLKSKRERLEIEAALRNPSDIESFFLSVPLSCMVNFGDSVESLQRVQRLVTTFTETPADKLEDGFDVGKAEHLAMVFRFLQEKIYYLKACSNTMVSKTSWFGMEHILYDASKMLVWRDTKQAGSDEPQAKYKKANPQIVYGVTESGVSLLHTSMSKRTQLMVKTGTTAQRFRGRSRGRPPMENTRCAEKKYPQHGSLPIIDLTKSPNRDNPDVYHWAKPPSNPAAHFQAWTHQENLVKSQVVDWGERSHDTQAMERNIPASSLSRPVPTYPEIRACLRTSKSGTVPNSQIQLPASMGGVGSKSDGRQQWAVSWIPHNLQNIQNITGSDLRPMHPLWIGVGDNGHPPIVEPVLLEQTNPSSWSSLPSSPPPSVPAGNTAQQSLHSLPALATTTNNFPPICEPLPINYPFFLLNGQTYSTANPELSTATLDNRGRFPPYVE; via the exons ATGCGTTTAAAGGATAGACACGTcagagaaatggaggagaggtTCTGTTTTTTAGTCACCTCTGACCAAAAAGCTAAGCAAATGTATCAACACGGACTGAAGGTTGAGAACACGGATCAACACTCTCTGGGAAACCCGTCATATGGAGTCTATTTGCACAGGCACGCTGATGTGGCCCTGAAAAATATCAGCAGCAACACCCCTGCTGGAATAATCCTCATCATTTTCAAG GTTCTCTTTGGCAAGGTGAAAAAAGTACATCCATGTTATGGAAGGAACAGCACACATGATCCAACGGTGAATTACGATTGTCACGTGTCCAAAGACCCCGCTGTCCCGAGGGACAGCTTGTCTCAGCAAGTTTTGAGCTCGTCG GTGTTCCTGTTTGACTACAATGAAAACCAGGAGCTAAAACAGAGACCAAGGCAATGTTTGCCATATGCTATGGTTTCATTGGTTCCTTCTGTAAATTCTTCTCCGACTAGCACTCTAGTTCCATCTGTAAAACTGGGGCCAAAGACAAAGG ATTCAGCAGCATGTTTGGAGACCTGCACCGTGGCTCAAAGAGTGGGTAGAGGTCAGAATGCGACTGTGACATTCAAACATTTTGGGACAACTGAAAGTCCATTGCCTGGATACAGATCTCAGGGATTTGGAACAAACCCCCCATTTCAAAGAGGTGATCAACATAACTTCCAAAACATTACATCAATCCCAAACCAATTGTATCACGATGGAAGTGACCAACCCCCACCGCCTCCACTACACATTAGTCCCTGCGACCAGCCCCCACCGCCTCCATTACACATTAGTGCCTGCGACCAGCCCCCACCACCTCCACCGCCCTTTAGTCCCTGCGACCAGTCCCCACCGCCCATTAGTCCCTGCGACCAACCTCCAACACCCTTTAGTTCCTGTGTCCAACTTCTACCACCTTTTAGTTCCTGTGTCAAGCCCCCACCGCCTCCACTACTCTTTAGTTCCTGTGTCCAACTTCCACCACTTTTTAGTTCCTTTGTCCAACCCACCCTGTCTCCATCACCCTTTAGTCCCTGCGACCAGCCCCCACCACCCTTTAGTTCCTGGGCTCCTCCTTTACCACAACCATTCACTGGTTCAATTACCTTCTTGGAAGACAATGGACAGGTTACTGACCCTATACATTTACAGATCCCAAGCCATGCTGGAACAGCTCAATTTGACCATAATAAACCCCACTTAGGTAACCAAGTTCAGTCTTGTCAACAAGTTTCGAACACCCTGTCCACGAACCAGGATAACTTCTGGCGACAGTCTACATCTGCAACAGGTGCATTGGAACCAGTCTCTACTATAGTTTATTCTTCACGTGTGATTAAGGATCCCAGATTGTCGGCTCGAGAAACTAACAACATGCAGAGATCGATTTCAATGGAGTCAGAGAGCGGTCAACAAACAGGTACCTCTGTCTGCATATTGACCGTGAAGCCAGAGCATAAGAATCTCCAAAATGTACCAAAACAGGAGAAAAATCTCAGGGAAACTGGAAAAAAGAATGATCCAAAACCATGCCAGCCTGATACACCAATAGATTGTTCTACTGCTACTTTGGTGAATATTTCAGCTCCATCCTCTGTGATACCTACAACTGAGAATCAGCCATCGTCTAGAATGCTTAAAATGAAGTTCCAGAAGTATTCTCCATATTTTTATCTGaccaaagaggagaggaaggcaaaAATTGGTTCTCTACAACATCTGTCATTTGATGAGAAAAAGACATTATTAGAGAGAACCAATTTTTATGCGACTTATTTTCAGAAGTCCAGGTGTCTACTCAATCAAAATGACAAGGTCACCACAGTCGACCCTGGGCAGCTATGTAAACCAGGAAGTATAAAAAGATGCTTGTCCAGCACAGACTCAGTGGAGATGTGCAACAGTCCTCAAAAGACTCATGAGGACAGCGGTGCATACTTGCAGCAGCAGGTGAGACAACATAATCTGCCCCAGTACACCACAAATGGTGATCAGAGATCAAAACCTATCCCAGAAATGTCAGCCCATAATCCATCAATTGTCTGTGGGGCTGTGGAGGAAAACGTGGCCCTCCAACTTGAGAGGAACACAGGCAATATGGAACCAGAGGACATGAACCTTTGCAGCCCAGAACCCACCACTACATGTCTCACAGAAACAGAAGAGGATGCGCACAAAGTTACTGTGGAACCACAAGATGAAATGGCAATGAAAAATGACTCACCGATTCCATTCCATCCCCAGGCTGTCAACCAAACTGCAACCTCTGAAAGCCGGCAGGACACAGAGGTGAGGTCCAATCTTAACTCAGCAACAGAGGAAAAACCTCAGGATGCTCTAAATGTAAACTCTAATGCAAGCAAGCAGAACACAGAGGCAAGCTCCAAACCAAATTCCATAAGAgatgaaaaaaatctaaacattgtACCTGAAATCGctgagggaaacagagagagcagagaactgaAGTGTGAACCAATCTTagcagagaaaaaacaaacaaatgctgTAAGTTCAGTGGATGACACAATGGCGAACAAAAATCCCTCAGAACCAAAGTGTCCAGTCATTTATGAGAGCCATACTGATATCATGGATGCTTGTGAAGAGGTTTGTGGTATGGAAACATCAGAGGAAGTTATGAGTGTCAAGGTCTTCTGTCCTGGAGTTATGTCAAGGCAAAATCATGAAAGGCTtttacagaaagacagagaatgtTATGGAATTGgccaacatcaacaaaatgaatCCAATACATTTTCTACCTGTGATAACTTAGCTGATAATACTGAGGAATGTCAGGCTGATGATTCAAAAGCCAAAGATACAGTCTACAGTTTCCTGTATAACAGGCTGCAACTCAGTGAGCTCTTTCTTTCACCTAATCAGCATGGATCATGCTCAATTTCTGGTAAACATTACCTTAAACCAAAATGCAAAGACAGTCCTATGGACACCAATAAATCACTCCTTCCGCCCTGCAACCCAAACCAAGTAGACATCGGAGAGGGATGTAACCTTCGCATCACAATAAACGCTGATAGAGAATTGTCCGCTGTCACGGAATCACCCTCTCTGTCCAAGAGATTTTCAGTGTCAGAATGTCCTCAAGGAACTCAAGCCTCACCAACTGTACAGGAAAATGAAACGTTTAGCAACAACAGCATTATCAGTGAAAACACACCCATTGACAGTGTTCTGAAAACATCCACCTACTACACCACCTTCAACAGAGCACATGCCCGCAATGCCAAATTAATCAAAATGATGGCAGAGAAATACAAAGGGAAGGAAAATGCGTCAGTGAGGATAACGAGAAATCATCAACATTCAAGAGTGAAGAAGAAATCGATTGTTGAAAAATCCACCACTGACATTCCATACTCAGAAATATCAAGAGCATCCCATAAAGCCATTACAGGTCATATGCAGATGCCATTTATGCAGAGGGAAAAAGACTGTCTGAATGTTTCCCACAAAAACTTGAAACGCAAAACCTTTTCCCCCAATAAGGTCACAAGAAATGCCAGAGAGAACAAACACAAATCATGTTTTACATTTAAATCAAAGGTTGCAGCTCACAAAATTTCAGACGTCTTAAAGACCTCAACGCGAGTTCCCATAAAATCAAAAAAAAGCACTATCCTGAAGATGATAATAGATTTTAGGAGAAAAAAACGTTGGGGGACATTCAATCACAACAGAATGTACAGTCAAAGGAATGTGTGCAATGCTCTTGCAAAGTATATTACTTCCAGCCCAACGTCAGATGATAATAAACGTCTGAGAGGTAATCGTTTCGAGAAGAAACATCTGAAGACACCAACGAGAGAGTTAGAAACAAATATGTCTATGAGAGATGGAAATGAAAAGATCAACGAGGAAAAGCAGATCGCTGATGCTGTTGACACAACCTTAACTTCGTCGACCATAGAGATAGTCAATGAAGCGGCTGCAAAATCTACTTCTGGGAGCACTGCGAGCAACTTTGTGGAAGACATTCAACACATTGAGGAAGTAAAGGATCTATCTAAAAGCAGAACTTGCAACGAAGGCAAGCCACATGACACAGAAACATCTCAGGAAACCCAGAGCAATTGCACTTCCCTTCAGAACAAAATACCTCCACCGAAATGCACCAATACCGTGGCTATAAATCAAGACAATGAgggaataactgagtttaaaaaaCACGAGGTGGATCTGCTGAAAGAAAAGGCATTACAAGCTCATACGCACTCTATAAAAGAGGTGGAAGAGGCCAACAGTGATATGGCGCCTGCTAAAGAGATAATTTCaggttctgagaacatggagTTTCCCTTAGATGCTGCCATCAAGATTCTTTGCGGCAGTGAGTTAAATTCAAACACACCCAAACCACAGGAAGAGATCGCTTGGGTGTTGCAGCACAAGTATGGTAAAATGGAGACAGAGAAAGCAGacacatcagatagaacacattACTGCAACCCACTGGAACAAGAAGACACACCCTCCAAGGAAGTGAAACTCATCACTAGATTAAGAGATTACTTGACAAATTTTGAGTCCATAGTTAGGAACCCCGAGCCAAAAACATCAGATACACTCTGTGAAACTGCAACGAATTTGCCACAGATTTGTGAAACTATGCAGAATAATGTCAATGACCATAAGGAGAAACCAGTTCACCTGGTTGTCCTTGACAGGGTGGAGTTGCGCAATCTGAGACCTAATGCAATTCCTTTCCCAATAAAGATATGCACTTCGACTATCAACACAGACAATGACCTGATTCATAGTAAAGAACAGGAACACAAGGAGAAAACAAGAGGGAACAAAACAAATTATTACAGCATTCCTTGCATTAGCCCTGATAGTACTTCCATGTTGGAAGTCCCTGAAAAGTCCACTCAAACTCCTATGGACAAGAATACAACTGAAGCAGAAATCTCCACAAGTGTGCCTGACATTAACCATGGAATTACAATTGCAGAAAAGTATGCCTCAAGAGAACAGCAAAGACAGGCAAATTGCACTATTGATGCAAACAACATGATCATGCTCAAAGCACTAGCAGAAATAGAACCAGAGAATTCTGAATTTTGTCAAACAAAAGAAaacaccaaccagaagccaacAAGCCACATTGTAAGGTTGAACACTAAGACTTTTCATAGAAACTTCAGTGTAGCTGATATCTCAAATGCACTAAAGCATGGAGACAAAGTAGCTTCCTTGGCCGAACTTTGCCCGTTGCGAACTGAATGCAAAGTCATGATGCAGTACTTCATCTTAAACTTTGAGGAAAAACAGAATGTTGAGGTCAATAGAACTATCGTCTCAAGAGATCAGATTTTAGAGCGATATCTGGACCGTCCTCCTGTACCAATGGAACTGAAGTACGAGGCGTTGAATTCTTTCCTGGAACTGCAGATAATGATGGAGGCCTGGCAATTTGTAGATAACAAGATGCGATTTTTGAGTGGACAATCTACATTTAGGAGTCTGCTCTGGTACGATCCCACTCTGTATGGGGAACTCTTTAAAGGGAAAGTGGGATTTCAGCAACAGTCCTCTTTATATTCATCTTTCCAACAAAGCCTCATCAACGAAGGCCCAATTGCATTGCAGAGGTACCATTTAGCTGTCTCTACATTGAATGAACAGCTGAAAAGGGCCCCAGAAATGTCTTACTACATGTATCTCAAAAGCAAAAGAGAGAGGCTGGAGATTGAGGCTGCATTACGAAATCCCTCAGACATAGAGAGTTTCTTCCTCTCTGTACCACTGTCTTGCATGGTCAATTTTGGCGACAGTGTGGAAAGTTTACAGAGGGTCCAGAGGCTTGTGACGACTTTCACAGAGACTCCTGCAGACAAATTAGAAGACGGATTCGATGTTGGAAAGGCTGAGCACCTTGCCATGGTGTTCCGATTTCTTCAGGAGAAAATCTACTATTTGAAAGCTTGCAGCAACACGATGGTCAGCAAGACGTCTTGGTTTGGCATGGAACACATCCTGTATGACGCTTCGAAGATGCTGGTGTGGAGGGACACGAAACAGGCTGGGTCAGATGAGCCGCAGGCGAAATACAAGAAAGCAAatccacaaattgtctatggggtGACTGAATCTGGTGTCTCACTGTTGCATACAAGCATGTCAAAGAGGACCCAGCTCATGGTTAAGACTGGGACCACAGCACAGAGATTCAGAGGTCGGAGTCGGGGGAGGCCGCCTATGGAGAACACTCGCTGTGCTGAG AAGAAATATCCTCAACATGGGTCTTTGCCGATAATAGACCTCACAAAATC CCCTAACAGGGATAACCCAGATGTATACCATTGGGCCAAACCACCAAGCAACCCTGCAGCCCATTTCCAGGCTTGGACACACCAAGAAAACCTTGTCAAGAGCCAGGTAGTAGACTGGGGTGAAAGGTCACATGATACGCAAGCCATGGAGAGGAATATCCCTGCATCTTCCTTATCCCGACCTGTGCCAACATACCCTGAAATCAGGGCCTGTCTAAGGACTAGTAAAAGTGGGACAGTGCCAAACTCACAGATCCAGTTACCTGCCTCAATGGGAGGGGTGGGAAGTAAATCAGATGGGAGGCAGCAGTGGGCCGTGAGCTGGATTCCCCATAACCTCCAGAACATCCAGAACATCACAGGAAGTGATCTGAGGCCAATGCATCCTCTGTGGATTGGTGTTGGGGACAATGGTCATCCCCCCATCGTGGAGCCTGTCCTCTTAGAGCAAACTAATCCGTCTTCCTGGTCtagtctgccttcttctcctcctccatctgtaCCAGCAGGAAATACAGCACAACAATCTCTGCACTCCCTCCCAGCTCTCGCTACCACTACAAATAATTTCCCTCCCATATGTGAGCCCCTTCCTATAAATTACCCATTTTTCCTCCTGAATGGTCAGACCTATTCCACTGCCAATCCTGAATTATCCACAGCAACTCTTGATAACAGAGGGAGATTTCCTCCCTATGTAGAGTAG